ACACTTTGTTCCACTGGATGATGATCAGGCTTGgtttatttttcacttttaatatTGTTATCTTCTCTGAAAGTTGCAAATCTTTCACAAGACACGTTCTTCTTGCAAACCGACATTGtagtctccttttttttctttaatagtttgccttatttcttcttttctattacTATATAAAAgacgacaaaacaaaaccatacgaaaaaaaacaaaacacagaggATACACGTAAACGTGATCAGAGAGGGGTCAAAAGGGAGACAATATAAATTCGATCGATCGAGGATCCATCCATTTAttcgggaaaaaaaaatgatcaatcaAATGGATGAGCAGATTGGTTTTTCGGGAGATTCGTCGTCAGAGATTGCGATTTCGGAGACGGAGATGGAGGCGGCGAAGCAGCTCGTGCAGTTGAGCGAAGATGATACGTTGAGCTGTAGCAGCGGCACTGGCTGGAGCGTTTCCGGTTTCGACGCTTGTGAAGGGAAAGCCGAAGGCGGTCATAATACCAAGAGACATGAAGAAGTTGTTGTCAGTTCCAAGGTTAGAGATCATTTGGTCGGAAATGAGCTAAACGACGGCGTACCAGGGAACAAGAGTTTTATGAAGATGATCATGGAGACGAAGACAAGGATAAATAAGAAGCAGAAGTATCGGTCTCTCGCGAGCATCTACAGAGCGACGAAGGAGATGACGCAAGGCTAACTAGTAGATTAGTCGAAGGAAGGGAATGATGGCTAATTACGTTTTAATGACGTTAGTTAAAAGCGTGTTTTGATTACTATATGTCATCGTTTTCTATGGTTTTTGTATGTAAGTATCTGTTAAGCGTTGAACCGGGAGAAGGTGCTAGAAGAAGAATTGTGAAGCTTTTGCAATAATTTGTTAACAGAAACTTGTTTGACAAAATGTTAATTTAATCATTTATGACCTGTTTTAAATTAAAGTAGACGTAAGTGCATTGAAATTACATTAATAGTTCAACAATTTTGTTCAATGTTGATACTATTGTACCAACTTTTTCCTTTCCATATAGAACCAAAATGAATCGCATGATACAAATATTGGAGTTTGCGAAGAGGCAAATGTTTTCTGAAAAAACATATTGAAAGCGTTTACTGCATGTTTAAAATCGCAAACAAAATAGCTCAAGCTTTGATCTTATGTATTTGTCAATTAGAGAGTGTATACTGCCGTGAACTGGTGATATGTTTATGTCGCGCATGTATACAAAACTTTGTATGGAACAACAATTGCCTGATTGAAATGGCATATTAAATAACATCATATAGTGTTCAAGCTTATTATAATATGCTTTTTTATACCTACTTAAGTATCATGTTTAACTCGCACGTATGCAAAATAATCTTGGATGGATTCTCACACCAATTATTATCTAGaagattataataaataacaaagtcACATCTACCTACTACACAACATCATATAAACAGAATATATGATACTGTTCATAAAAATATTAGCCAAGTTTAGTTagttcatataaaaatataaaaatatcaagcATATCACTATCACGTATTCGCATATAATTtaatactagattaagacccgtgctagagcatgaattgaaattccttttatttatattgtaatttttatataaaatataatttatgtgattgtttttttttttaaattggctaaaacattatgcaataaaatcacattataaatatgatggcttgaaaaaaaacacttattttgtaagttttatatcgTTAATGTTTCTAGATAAgtatccgtgctataacactggttaaatttatttcgtaatctatcttgtaaacttgtaaccaatcaatctatcaatttcgtaatctatctttggttaacgttgtgtctatcgataaaatctatagaaaataa
The sequence above is a segment of the Camelina sativa cultivar DH55 chromosome 10, Cs, whole genome shotgun sequence genome. Coding sequences within it:
- the LOC104716212 gene encoding uncharacterized protein LOC104716212, yielding MINQMDEQIGFSGDSSSEIAISETEMEAAKQLVQLSEDDTLSCSSGTGWSVSGFDACEGKAEGGHNTKRHEEVVVSSKVRDHLVGNELNDGVPGNKSFMKMIMETKTRINKKQKYRSLASIYRATKEMTQG